From the Calliopsis andreniformis isolate RMS-2024a chromosome 4, iyCalAndr_principal, whole genome shotgun sequence genome, one window contains:
- the LOC143178573 gene encoding SEC14-like protein 2, which yields MSKSLNLADDQRFALMKFRRSVQNILQPHHDDHFLLRWLRARKWDPAAAEKMLRDSLEWRKQWDVDKLSEWDPPQILKEYLPHGLCGFDKDGAPVIVVYFDALDLYGILHVVSRMDMIKITIKSLEEYLRICREQMQKYGPKAGQVVVIFDMQGFNLRQYLWRPAGEVVITLIQMYEANYPEILKTCYIINAPKVFAFAFSVAKKFMNEYTLSKIQIYKADPVKWQTAIFNNIEKDQVPAFFGGTLKDPDGNPKLGTKICLGGKVPKEMYASNIEKEKQNDFTTVTIKKGGKLELDMSTSEMGSLLSWEFRSEDHDIKFGIVMKDNNGTKKEIVPIRRVAAHQLDEIGILTCEVPATYSLVFDNSYSLLRNKKIHYSVRVLPPTESEAVTPTSS from the exons TTTAGGCGATCGGTTCAAAACATTCTACAACCGCATCACGACGATCACTTTCTACTGCGTTGGCTCCGAG CCAGAAAATGGGACCCAGCCGCTGCGGAGAAGATGCTACGGGAC TCCTTGGAATGGAGAAAACAATGGGATGTCGACAAGTTGTCAGAATGGGATCCGCCTCAGATCCTGAAAGAGTATCTACCTCACGGTCTTTGTGGTTTCGACAAAGATGGAGCGCCAG TAATCGTTGTATACTTTGATGCGCTCGACCTTTATGGCATTTTGCACGTCGTCTCACGGATGGACATGATCAAAATTACCATAAAAAGCTTGGAGGAGTATCTGAGAATCTGCCGCGAGCAGATGCAGAAATATGGTCCCAAAGCTGGGCAGGTGGTTGTAATTTTCGACATGCAGGGATTTAATTTAAGGCAGTACCTGTGGAGACCAG CCGGGGAAGTCGTCATCACCTTAATTCAAATGTACGAGGCTAATTACCCGGAGATCTTAAAAACTTGTTACATCATTAATG CTCCCAAAGTGTTCGCCTTTGCGTTCTCTGTCGCCAAGAAATTTATGAACGAGTACACATTATCGAAAATCCAAATATACAAAGCTGATCCAGTAAAGTGGCAAACAGCGATTTTCAATAATATTGAGAAGGATCAAGTGCCTGCTTTTTTTGGAGGTACCCTTAAGGATCCAGATGGCAATCCAAAATTGGGCACAAAG ATATGTCTAGGTGGCAAGGTTCCAAAAGAGATGTATGCAAGTAATATAGAGAAGGAAAAGCAGAATGATTTTACAACAGTGACGATAAAAAAGGGTGGGAAGTTAGAGCTTGACATGTCGACATCAGAAATGGGGTCTTTATTAAG CTGGGAATTTCGGTCAGAGGATCATGACATTAAATTTGGTATCGTAATGAAAGATAATAACGGGACGAAGAAAGAAATTGTACCAATAAGACGAGTGGCCGCTCATCAGTTAGATGAAATTGGAATTTTAACTTGTGAAGTACCTGCCACAT ATTCACTTGTGTTTGATAACAGTTATAGTTTACTGAGAAATAAGAAAATTCATTATTCTGTGCGGGTCTTGCCGCCTACGGAATCGGAAGCAGTGACGCCAACTTCATCGTAA